The following are from one region of the Chloracidobacterium sp. genome:
- a CDS encoding helix-turn-helix domain-containing protein, which produces MAADVMMREKLAYSIEELAELSTLSVPKIRKDIRNGKLESKKKGTRRIILRDEAIRYPPRAAGPTPPVSPTP; this is translated from the coding sequence ATGGCGGCTGATGTTATGATGAGGGAGAAACTGGCGTATTCGATCGAAGAGTTAGCGGAGCTATCGACGCTTTCCGTCCCAAAGATCCGGAAGGATATTCGAAACGGTAAACTGGAAAGCAAGAAGAAAGGTACGCGACGGATCATTCTCCGGGACGAGGCAATACGTTATCCGCCCCGGGCCGCCGGCCCGACCCCCCCCGTTAGCCCCACGCCTTAA
- a CDS encoding DNA/RNA non-specific endonuclease, translating into MSPNAPGIPLFWKLCCRLLTLFVLAVSVYGQDGQTDHSSVHPDSKALEYLLPLFTIHGVPKNEDPDNPVTILVNHGSLIGFSKKYNQPLWAAYQVSKVKRDVDYERFPFFVDDLRLPAENRIGTETFGNGYDLGHLVPNAATNRQYAKLSQMESFLMSNISPQKASLNRGVWQKLEFDILNRYPNAGTTQSPKHHVWVIVGPVFGDNPAFITRNNGSRVPIPDSFFCILVRPKRYPYDSPGNADYLTFLFAQEQTANQQISLKFVKSINHIETLAKLNFFPELTAQMEDKIENGVAAQLW; encoded by the coding sequence ATGTCACCAAATGCTCCGGGTATTCCCCTGTTTTGGAAGCTGTGCTGTCGCTTACTGACCCTTTTTGTCCTCGCGGTAAGCGTTTACGGCCAAGATGGTCAAACGGATCATTCGTCGGTCCATCCGGACTCGAAAGCTCTCGAATATCTGCTTCCCCTATTCACCATTCACGGCGTCCCCAAAAATGAAGACCCCGACAATCCCGTCACGATTCTCGTGAATCATGGATCCCTCATAGGTTTCTCGAAAAAATACAATCAACCGCTCTGGGCGGCCTACCAGGTGTCAAAGGTTAAGAGGGATGTGGATTATGAACGATTTCCGTTCTTCGTAGATGATCTTCGACTACCTGCAGAAAATAGAATTGGGACGGAAACCTTCGGGAACGGTTACGATCTTGGACATCTGGTCCCGAACGCCGCTACCAATCGGCAGTACGCAAAACTGTCGCAAATGGAAAGCTTCCTCATGAGCAACATATCGCCCCAGAAAGCGAGCCTGAACCGTGGAGTTTGGCAAAAGCTGGAGTTCGATATCCTGAACAGGTACCCCAACGCGGGGACAACGCAAAGCCCGAAGCATCATGTGTGGGTGATTGTCGGCCCTGTGTTTGGTGATAATCCCGCATTCATAACTCGGAATAACGGTTCAAGGGTACCGATACCGGACTCGTTTTTCTGCATTCTGGTCCGCCCGAAACGATATCCGTACGATAGCCCCGGCAATGCCGACTACCTCACGTTCCTGTTCGCTCAGGAGCAGACCGCCAACCAGCAGATCTCTCTGAAGTTCGTAAAAAGCATCAACCATATCGAAACGCTTGCCAAACTGAACTTCTTCCCTGAACTGACGGCACAGATGGAGGACAAGATCGAGAACGGCGTGGCTGCTCAGTTGTGGTGA
- a CDS encoding DUF3597 family protein, with amino-acid sequence MSQTASTITNANEPTLLGPFLGHVTTNSIKIWLHLERPQTVIYVTLHKGQQDAPEVASATLELRREKLFTDCVTIGNLQPDTTYFYKLWTNPAHSLPLPLEGLTEKELHFRTLSEDPDEQVDFVVMSCHNPTVSKADGFDGHAVWADLPQIIGRESNQKVRFALLVGDQVYADDWQDLVLNEENEEARLRHYLSAYRRFWSNIHYRRVMCSLPSVMIWDDHDITDGWGSEEKSFEGETSIFKKNWQRLFDAAFKAFSVMQASRNPPPLTENTKEGLDFCFMVGKFGFVFMDLRTNRNLRLRRLLTEDQAFRIRKWVEDKRLKMQTLFVVSPVVFSHGSPVIEDLTLKAWPFVMWIVDVIARWGKWGQGLQTKFGNSLGDIRDDIRDSWGSEENAAQTDELLNFLFELQNDKDHPLRVVILSGDIHTSGYANIYSSDPDHASGSSIPHITSSSVSYAPFNWLLEAVYRHASKSVALGARGVYSSQISHHFCSRSVAVLSLRPQANDDYQLKVKYYLEGYPEPQILLFDLRTASHRENVAWVAQDKLFAKEYSPTANIDIEALLIERAKEASIKLNWQESIVDLMKLLGLDSSLGVRKRLAQEWGYEGTLNGSKEMNIWLHQQMIKRIRESGGKVPNDI; translated from the coding sequence ATGAGCCAAACCGCTTCAACCATCACAAACGCGAACGAACCTACATTGCTCGGTCCATTCCTGGGCCATGTCACAACGAATAGCATCAAGATATGGCTCCATCTCGAACGGCCGCAAACTGTCATTTATGTCACGCTGCACAAAGGCCAGCAAGACGCTCCGGAGGTTGCATCGGCGACACTGGAACTTCGACGGGAGAAATTATTCACGGATTGCGTAACAATAGGAAATCTTCAGCCCGATACGACGTATTTCTACAAGCTTTGGACCAACCCAGCGCATTCGCTGCCCTTGCCGCTCGAAGGCCTGACCGAGAAAGAGTTGCACTTCCGTACGCTTTCCGAAGACCCCGACGAACAGGTCGATTTCGTGGTTATGAGTTGCCATAATCCAACCGTTTCCAAAGCCGACGGGTTCGACGGGCACGCCGTATGGGCGGATCTTCCGCAGATCATCGGGCGGGAAAGTAATCAGAAGGTCCGCTTCGCTTTGCTTGTCGGCGATCAGGTTTACGCGGATGATTGGCAGGATCTGGTTCTCAATGAGGAAAACGAGGAGGCGCGGCTGCGACATTACCTCAGCGCCTACCGACGATTCTGGAGCAACATCCACTACCGGCGGGTCATGTGCTCGCTGCCGTCTGTGATGATCTGGGACGATCACGATATCACGGACGGATGGGGATCCGAGGAGAAATCGTTTGAGGGCGAAACGAGCATTTTCAAGAAGAATTGGCAACGTCTTTTCGACGCGGCGTTTAAGGCTTTTTCTGTAATGCAGGCGAGCCGGAACCCTCCGCCGTTGACGGAGAACACGAAGGAGGGTCTGGACTTCTGCTTTATGGTTGGGAAGTTCGGCTTTGTCTTTATGGATCTGCGCACGAATAGAAACCTCAGACTGCGCAGGCTTTTGACGGAAGATCAGGCGTTTCGAATTCGTAAATGGGTGGAGGATAAGCGGCTGAAGATGCAAACTCTGTTCGTTGTCAGTCCGGTTGTTTTCTCCCACGGCAGTCCGGTAATCGAAGATCTGACATTAAAGGCGTGGCCATTTGTCATGTGGATCGTTGATGTGATAGCCCGATGGGGCAAGTGGGGTCAGGGACTGCAAACGAAATTCGGCAATTCTCTCGGAGACATTCGGGATGACATAAGGGATTCCTGGGGGTCCGAGGAAAATGCCGCGCAGACGGACGAACTGCTCAATTTCCTGTTTGAACTGCAGAACGACAAGGATCATCCTTTGCGCGTGGTAATACTGAGCGGCGACATTCATACATCAGGGTACGCGAACATCTATTCGAGCGATCCGGATCACGCCTCGGGCTCGTCGATCCCGCATATAACCTCGAGCTCGGTTTCGTACGCACCGTTCAATTGGCTGCTCGAAGCCGTCTACCGCCACGCTAGCAAGTCCGTCGCGCTCGGAGCTCGCGGCGTTTACAGCTCGCAGATAAGCCATCATTTCTGTTCCCGGAGCGTCGCGGTACTTTCCCTTCGGCCGCAGGCCAATGACGACTACCAACTTAAGGTGAAGTATTATTTGGAGGGATATCCCGAGCCCCAGATACTTTTGTTCGATCTTCGCACCGCGTCCCACCGAGAGAACGTGGCTTGGGTCGCCCAGGATAAGTTGTTCGCGAAGGAATATTCGCCAACGGCGAACATCGATATCGAGGCTCTGCTGATCGAACGCGCCAAAGAGGCTTCCATAAAACTGAACTGGCAGGAATCGATCGTCGATCTCATGAAACTACTCGGGCTCGACAGCAGTCTTGGTGTGCGGAAGCGTCTCGCCCAGGAATGGGGTTACGAGGGTACGCTTAACGGGTCGAAGGAAATGAACATCTGGCTTCACCAGCAAATGATCAAACGCATCCGTGAAAGCGGCGGCAAGGTCCCCAACGATATCTGA